The following coding sequences lie in one Arachis ipaensis cultivar K30076 chromosome B03, Araip1.1, whole genome shotgun sequence genomic window:
- the LOC107631843 gene encoding nodulin-related protein 1, whose protein sequence is MASEIPEKKEEQHSTSELFSSAKLVAEAAQANFRGEADKVDKAKAADAAGDLLDAAGQYGKLDDQKGIGQYVDKAADYLHNYQSKEAAAPSSEPPKEAEGEAPKSGGGGGGLGDFAKLAGGFLK, encoded by the coding sequence ATGGCTTCCGAGATCCCAGAGAAGAAGGAGGAGCAGCACTCCACAAGCGAGCTGTTCTCTAGCGCCAAGTTGGTGGCAGAGGCGGCGCAGGCCAACTTCAGGGGGGAGGCAGACaaagtggacaaggcaaaagcTGCCGACGCAGCCGGAGACCTTCTTGACGCCGCCGGGCAGTATGGCAAGCTTGATGATCAGAAGGGCATAGGGCAGTATGTTGACAAAGCTGCTGATTATCTTCACAACTACCAGTCCAAGGAGGCAGCAGCTCCGTCATCGGAGCCTCCTAAAGAAGCTGAAGGAGAAGCACCAAAGTCCGGTGGTGGCGGCGGCGGCCTTGGTGACTTTGCAAAGCTGGCTGGCGGCTTCTTGAAATAG
- the LOC107631842 gene encoding formin-1 isoform X2, whose product MSHDYESIEHVTAVAAAAFAINSQEFSEIPQERRRTTPREISLTRSKSKVDGAKSPISLPHPASKTLSGSFRSKSDQGDKISEPHQKVFTPPPPPPPAKKSSNLGDQIQEEPRRPPTLKTSEPEPEPLRPPPPPPPPPPPPPLPSLSKKQSIRDTKADEWKIKQLQKIRDRYEKLTETINSWENRKKQKAKHKLDKHKQSKDKQKEEKALKKYEERVKYIKEIAWEARKEAEERRAKEVRKVEEKAITIKTTGELPKTCLCF is encoded by the exons ATGAGTCATGATTATGAGTCAATTGAGCATGTGACAGCAGTAGCAGCTGCTGCATTTGCAATCAACTCACAAGAGTTCTCAGAAATCCCTCAGGAAAGGAGAAGGACTACGCCCCGCGAGATCTCGCTGACAAGGAGTAAAAGCAAGGTGGATGGTGCAAAATCTCCAATTTCGCTTCCTCATCCTGCATCCAAAACATTGTCAG GTTCGTTTAGATCCAAGAGTGATCAAGGTGACAAGATAAGCGAGCCACATCAAAAGGTTTTCACCCCTCCGCCGCCACCACCACCGGCGAAAAAGAGTAGCAACCTTGGTGATCAGATCCAAGAAGAACCAAGAAGGCCTCCAACATTGAAGACTTCTGAGCCTGAGCCTGAGCCTTTAAGGCcgccaccacctcctcctcctcctcctcctccgccaCCACTTCCTTCTCTTTCTAAGAAGCAAAGCATTAGAGATACAAAAGCAGATGAATGGAAGATAAAGCAGCTCCAAAAGATCAGAGATAG GTATGAGAAGTTAACGGAGACAATAAATTCCTGGGAAAATCgaaagaaacaaaaagcaaaacacaAGCTGGATAAGCATAAG CAAAGCAAAGATAAGCAAAAAGAGGAGAAAGCGTTGAAGAAATACGAAGAGAGGGTGAAGTACATAAAAGAAATCGCATGGGAAGCAAGAAAAGAGGCAGAAGAAAGAAGAGCCAAAGAAGTACGCAAAGTAGAGGAGAAGGCCATTACAATTAAGACCACAGGGGAGCTTCCAAAAACATGCTTGTGCTTCTAA
- the LOC107631841 gene encoding probable inactive purple acid phosphatase 9: MFIIQSKHTKEKKKQIKMIHHTTLSLIIFPFLILISNSDPTRSAPTLTATPTTLSNSVDNITVRWSGVPTPSDLDWLGIYSPPTAAHDNFIGYQFLSDSPSWQSGEGSLTFPLVDLRSNYSFRIFRWTREEINPKHQDHDHNPLPQTKHMMAFSGEVGFRAGRGPMQIHLSFADEVDAMRVMYVTKEPRETYVKYGESEGKLERVAVARVRRYEREHMCHAPANTSVGWRDPGYIHDALMIGLKKGVKYHYKVGNDEGGWSATHSFVSRNSDSDETIAFLFGDMGTATSYRTFIRTQDESISTMKWIQRDIEALGDKPAFVSHIGDISYARGYAWLWDHFFTQIEPVASKLAYHVCIGNHEYDWPLQPWKPDWATYGTDGGGECGVPYSLRFNMPGNSSELTGTASPATQNLYYSFDMGVVHFVYISTETNFLPGSKQYSFLKRDLESVDRKKTPFVIVQGHRPMYTTSNEIRDAGLRGKMLEHLEPLLVNNNVTLALWGHVHRYERFCPLSNFTCSTSVHRKEGNKGAFTIHIVIGMAGQDWQPIWEPRPDHPNDPIFPQPARSLYRGGEFGYTRLLATKEKLVLSYVGNHDGEVHDTVEILASGEVFSGHEDKDKDAAIGGVKSEIVKSPLSWYVEGGSVLVLGAFMGYIVGFVSHAKKKPGARSNWSPLKTEES; this comes from the exons ATGTTCATAATCCAAAGCAAAcacacaaaagaaaagaaaaaacaaataaaaatgatTCACCACACAACACTCTCTCTCATCATCTTCCCGTTCCTAATCCTAATATCGAATTCTGACCCGACCCGATCCGCCCCAACCCTAACCGCCACGCCCACCACACTCTCCAACTCCGTCGACAACATCACCGTCCGCTGGTCCGGCGTTCCTACCCCCTCCGACCTCGACTGGCTCGGCATCTACTCCCCTCCCACCGCCGCCCACGACAACTTCATTGGCTACCAATTCCTCTCTGATTCGCCTTCATGGCAATCCGGCGAGGGTTCCCTCACCTTCCCCCTCGTCGACCTCCGATCCAACTACTCCTTCCGGATCTTCCGGTGGACCAGGGAAGAGATCAACCCGAAGCACCAGGACCACGACCACAACCCGCTACCGCAGACGAAGCACATGATGGCGTTCTCCGGCGAGGTTGGATTCCGGGCGGGTCGTGGACCGATGCAGATCCATTTGTCGTTCGCCGATGAGGTCGATGCGATGAGGGTTATGTATGTGACTAAGGAGCCGAGGGAGACTTACGTTAAGTACGGTGAGAGCGAGGGGAAGTTGGAGCGCGTGGCGGTTGCGCGCGTGAGGAGGTACGAGAGGGAGCACATGTGCCACGCGCCGGCGAACACCAGTGTTGGCTGGAGGGACCCTGGCTACATCCACGATGCTCTCATGATTGGTTTGAAGAAAGGGGTCAAATACCATTACaag GTTGGAAATGATGAGGGAGGTTGGAGTGCAACTCATAGCTTTGTGTCAAGGAATAGTGATTCAGATGAAACGATAGCTTTCCTCTTTGGAGACATGGGAACGGCTACTTCATATCGTACATTTATACGAACGCAAGATGAAAGCATATCAACCATGAAGTGGATCCAACGCGATATTGAAGCGCTAGGCGACAAGCCTGCCTTTGTCTCACACATTGGGGACATTAGTTATGCAAGAGGTTATGCGTGGTTGTGGGATCATTTCTTCACTCAGATTGAACCTGTTGCTAGCAAATTGGCATACCATGTTTGCATTGGCAATCATGAGTATGACTGGCCTTTACAGCCGTGGAAACCTGATTGGGCCACTTATGGAACAGATGGAGGTGGTGAGTGCGGGGTACCCTACAGTTTGCGGTTCAATATGCCTGGAAACTCCTCGGAACTAACAGGAACGGCTAGCCCTGCAACTCAGAATCTCTATTATTCATTTGATATGGGGGTAGTACATTTTGTATATATCTCCACAGAGACAAATTTCCTTCCTGGGAGCAAACAATATAGCTTCTTAAAGCGTGATCTGGAATCTGTTGACAGAAAGAAGACCCCTTTCGTAATTGTCCAGGGGCACCGACCCATGTACACAACAAGCAATGAAATTAGGGATGCAGGATTAAGAGGAAAGATGCTCGAGCACTTAGAGCCACTGCTTGTGAATAACAATGTGACCCTTGCTCTCTGGGGTCATGTTCATAGATACGAGAGATTTTGTCCGCTGAGTAACTTCACTTGTAGCACCAGTGTGCATCGGAAAGAAGGGAACAAAGGAGCATTTACCATTCACATCGTGATCGGCATGGCAGGGCAAGATTGGCAACCCATATGGGAACCTAGACCAGACCATCCTAATGACCCAATCTTTCCTCAGCCGGCACGATCTCTATACCGTGGTGGGGAGTTTGGATACACTAGACTACTAGCTACAAAAGAAAAGCTTGTACTTTCTTACGTCGGAAATCATGATGGCGAGGTGCATGACACAGTGGAAATTCTGGCATCTGGTGAAGTTTTCAGTGGTCATGAGGATAAGGATAAGGATGCAGCTATTGGTGGTGTTAAAAGTGAGATTGTGAAATCGCCACTGTCGTGGTATGTCGAGGGAGGAAGCGTATTGGTGCTTGGGGCCTTTATGGGTTACATCGTTGGCTTTGTTTCACATGCCAAGAAGAAGCCTGGTGCCAGGAGTAACTGGAGTCCCTTGAAGACTGAGGAAAGTTGA
- the LOC107631842 gene encoding formin-like protein 14 isoform X1, translating to MDTVLNKIREIFTGTEEENKADLSSTRDHKIPKTQSFKEKKKGPSWLQRQFSRKMSHDYESIEHVTAVAAAAFAINSQEFSEIPQERRRTTPREISLTRSKSKVDGAKSPISLPHPASKTLSGSFRSKSDQGDKISEPHQKVFTPPPPPPPAKKSSNLGDQIQEEPRRPPTLKTSEPEPEPLRPPPPPPPPPPPPPLPSLSKKQSIRDTKADEWKIKQLQKIRDRYEKLTETINSWENRKKQKAKHKLDKHKQSKDKQKEEKALKKYEERVKYIKEIAWEARKEAEERRAKEVRKVEEKAITIKTTGELPKTCLCF from the exons ATGGACACCGTACTGAATAAAATAAG AGAGATATTTACTGGTACAGAGGAGGAGAACAAAGCTGATTTGAGTAGCACCAGGGATCACAAAATACCAAAGACTCAATCCTTTAAAG AGAAGAAAAAGGGACCAAGTTGGTTGCAGAGACAATTTTCAAGGAAAATGAGTCATGATTATGAGTCAATTGAGCATGTGACAGCAGTAGCAGCTGCTGCATTTGCAATCAACTCACAAGAGTTCTCAGAAATCCCTCAGGAAAGGAGAAGGACTACGCCCCGCGAGATCTCGCTGACAAGGAGTAAAAGCAAGGTGGATGGTGCAAAATCTCCAATTTCGCTTCCTCATCCTGCATCCAAAACATTGTCAG GTTCGTTTAGATCCAAGAGTGATCAAGGTGACAAGATAAGCGAGCCACATCAAAAGGTTTTCACCCCTCCGCCGCCACCACCACCGGCGAAAAAGAGTAGCAACCTTGGTGATCAGATCCAAGAAGAACCAAGAAGGCCTCCAACATTGAAGACTTCTGAGCCTGAGCCTGAGCCTTTAAGGCcgccaccacctcctcctcctcctcctcctccgccaCCACTTCCTTCTCTTTCTAAGAAGCAAAGCATTAGAGATACAAAAGCAGATGAATGGAAGATAAAGCAGCTCCAAAAGATCAGAGATAG GTATGAGAAGTTAACGGAGACAATAAATTCCTGGGAAAATCgaaagaaacaaaaagcaaaacacaAGCTGGATAAGCATAAG CAAAGCAAAGATAAGCAAAAAGAGGAGAAAGCGTTGAAGAAATACGAAGAGAGGGTGAAGTACATAAAAGAAATCGCATGGGAAGCAAGAAAAGAGGCAGAAGAAAGAAGAGCCAAAGAAGTACGCAAAGTAGAGGAGAAGGCCATTACAATTAAGACCACAGGGGAGCTTCCAAAAACATGCTTGTGCTTCTAA